Below is a window of Poecile atricapillus isolate bPoeAtr1 chromosome 2, bPoeAtr1.hap1, whole genome shotgun sequence DNA.
AAGTAGTAGTGATGGAGGTTGGAACATCTGATTTCTGGTACAACTGCTATCCTGTTTGTGCAACTATCAAGCAGCATTACCATGACATTATTATCTTGGTCACTAACATTTTTATAGCCTATAGGGCTCTGAAAAGTTTTTGGAAGAATTGGTGACATTTGAACTCCTGACCACTTGGCTCTGGGTATATTTGCCTAATCTGTATGTATTTGGATGGGAGTGGATGTCATTTAGCTCCCTCTAAGGATTCTACTAGAAATGCAAAGGTATGATGGACATGCTAGAAATGTacctttcaaaaatatttttgttgcagATTGTAAAATAGCCTGATAACATCAAGCTCTACTTTGCTGTTTTCAGTCCTTGAAATATCACCACATTTGTTGCTTAGTCTCTTCCAGATTGCCCAGAGCACTGTTACTTCATAAACAAGGGttcagaaaaatctgatttagCAGGAGCTTTGGTCAGTAAAATCCCATTTAGCCATCCAAAGTGTGTGCCTAGCGTAATAGAGATTCTTCGACATCAAGTGGCATATAACACTCTTATTAGCAGCTGTGTCTCTGAGAAGCATATAAATGAAGGTAAATTGTGTGGCTGGAAGTGATGGCACAGTATTAGAGACAAACTAGTTTCTAAGTTGGGTGTTGACAGATTTTACTGCTCCCTTGCCAAAACTGTCATTACTTGTGGAGTACTGTAAATGATAAAAAATTCTTAACACTgtattgaattattttattttattttatgctcaCTCTATGCACATAAACTAAGATGTCAAAGTAATGAATAATTAGACTATTGtatcagtattttttaaattttggcaTGTAATTCAGCCAAGAAGAGTCAAACTTCAATGGTGGATATCACTaaacagtaattttatttctagaTGATTCAGAACTGCTTTACTTTGAAGTGGTACCACACAAGAACACcagcttttctgtctttttccttcATCCTGTGAAAGAGAATTTAGCCTGTGGTATGTGTGGAATAACTGCTACTGTCCTCTTTACTGAGCTGACAAGGGACTTGGTTCTATCTAGGCTCTTGCACTGTTTCTCAGTTACAAACATTCTAAGGGCCACTCAAAAGTCTGCAGCCCATGAAAAACACCAAGTGTATACACTTGTATATAAACTCCTTACTAGAAGGCGCTCTGTACTCAGAATAATACAGGAAGTAAATGCAAATATTCAAGTCCTGTTTTGTCTTGGCCTGCctttaattaataaattgtaACTTCCACTATTTCTGATTTAATTATATTAAGGAAAAGCAAGTAATGCAAATATATTGCTGCAAACCTCTTTCCACTGATTTCAGTCTTACATCTCTTCAAGCATCAAAATGAAAGGATGGTTTTCAATGTTtgtaagtatttaaaaaaaaaacatttttctgttctgttccttCTTAGTGGTAGTTGATGTTATAAGCTCTAGAGAAGTCCAATGTCACCTTCATTTAAATCCTCAAGATCCAACTCTAAATTCTAGTGATGACTTCATAGCAAGAGTTGTGAAACGGTAAGtacttttattttataacaGTTGGAATGAACATCAGATGTCCATTTAATGGTAATATCATGTGCGTTCATAATGCCATAAACTCAGCAACTGGAAAACTTCACTTTAGTAAAATGCTGTAATACAATAGTGGGAATAAGTTACTTCAGTGTCTTAAATAGCTCTTTCAAAAATTTTGAACATTCACAGTGATGAAGTGTTTCTAGTAGAAAGCATGTGGAAGCAGGGAAAGACTACTGAGTGAAGAGTTTTACCTTGTAAAAAGATGCTTTTCTGAAGACTCTAGCTGATGACAGTCTCATGTCTAGCATAACTTAGCATGGAAGTTGTTTTTACACATCTACCTAACAGCAATCAGtgtttctcttcagaaagtGAGTTGTATATGGCATGTCTACAACACTGTCTCTCGCTTGTTTTCTGAACAGATTCCAAAAGAGCAAGTTGTTGCGATACATGAGTATAGGCTAGACAAACTGACTCAGAACATAGTCTAAGAGCACTAATTGATTTGGCATAAGCTAGTATACAGCTATCATCTGCTGTTTGATGACAACAAAATCAATGCAGGCTGGATTTTGAACATGATTTTAAACTAGGCACTATTTTTGGAACCAGGTAAAGAATGTGAAAACACCTCTTCCAGTATAGTGTTTTAGAAAAGATATGTTCTGTACCTGTGTTACACAAAACATGAAGGTTAAAATTATAAAACTCAACAAGAATTAATATATTTCAATATTCTTAATTTTGGTTTTCACTAGAAGCACCcttatgacttttttttttttgaccagACCCTCCCACTCTTTCAGTCAAAGCTGCCTTGCACACCCAACTTCAAAGATTCAGCACTAGATTTCAGTGTGTTAACATGTATTTCTGGTACAGCACATGTAGTTTATATTATGGTTACAATGTAACACCAGGTTGTAcaagacaaaaccagaaaggaaGTAATGGTGGTTTTCATTCAGGTGCCAGCCACAGTGTAAAAAACAGAAGTACTTTAAGGAATGAATGAAGTCAGTAGTAGTGACTAATGTGTCATTTCCTTCTTCAGTTGCATGTCAGTCCCAGTTGCCATGAGAGCTCTTTTCAGGAATGCTGCCAAGGTGAAAGCTGACAGTGAAACACAACACATGGACATGGAACAACCTGAACCACAATCGGAGCAAACTACAGATTCTAACATTCTCAAAGAAAGTCTTTCTGGGGCTGGTCAGCAAGACTGGACAGTGACAGATAAGCCAAATAATACAGacagcacagaagaaaatttcTCTACAGCCAAACTGGAAACTCTGGGTGATAACATGGAAAAAAAGTAACCTCTCACTATGCACTGAAACTTCGTGGAGGAAAGTAATTCCATAGCTGGTAGAGAAGTGTTATGATAGACAAAAACCTGATGGCTttacaaacaacaacaaaaaaaggtcTGCTTAGTAATTTGTGAATTGTATCTCCTCTATGCAAACTTTTACATATGGGAAAGTAGTTCCCTTGAATCTGCATTTTTCAACATCCAAATTTCTAAAGTCTAAAACTGTTCTATTATTTTGTCTTGTTACTGAAAACCTCAAAAATTGTCTTGGTAAATAAGATTCCCTCTAACACTGTCTTTTTTATTGTTAGAAGGGAAGGCATTACTTTATTCTGGGTCAAGAGATGTCTGTGGCTGACAAAGTTCCAGCCTCACTGTTGACCCTGATACAAAACTCTTTCActtatttatgcatttttagCGAGCAAAGACATTAATGTTCATTGGTTTAATTAGTATTCTATACCCTGCTAGTTattgatttctttctcttcatgcTAATCTGGTCCTCatccttttatatttttctcagaCAGTCTCCAACTTTCCAAGCCTTAATCTCCTCTATATCTTCCGGTTACTCTAATGTCCTTGAGTGGCCATAAATTTAAGATCCCAGATGCCAAATCTTCTAATTCCTTTGGCTTTGTTTATTGCAGATTGTTACACTTAGTTTTAACAAACTTAAGGTTTCAGTGATTTAATGATCATAGTAGGTCTGTGAAGAAACTTAACTGGTGTTGGCTAAAAGTGGGCACTGCTTACAACTGGTTAAAACAACTACTTAAAAATTAGTTAGGTAAGTTATATAACTTCCAACACTGTCTGCACCATATATACTATCAGACTATGGAAAAAATCTGTGTCTAACATACATGATACAGTCTATAACACAACACAGGCATTTGAAGAAAAGTGGTGTTTATCCATGTCAACATTATGCTAAATAAATTGAGAAAAAGTTACTTGAatgatttttatatatacacaatTAACGCAGACATCCCTCTCTGTCCACTATTTCATAAATGCATTCAATGCAAGACTCTGAACTGCAGGTCTGCTTACCCCTAAAGCAGAAGTGGCActgaaaggaaaccaaacttaCACTCTGTCAACTCTGACAGGGTAAACAGTCTTTGGTAAGAATGTTGTAAACTCAGcctctgaaaaacaaagaatttttgCCTTCGATTTTTTCTTGCCTCAAAGTATGAAatggttttgtgcttttttttttattgtagttTACTGTTCAAAATCTTACTTTGCCTATGTCTAGACTTCCTTTGTCTCCAATAGGAAGGAGTTAAAAGAAACTTCCAGCAAGTAAACTGCTAACTTACTATAAATCAGTTTAATTAATGTAAAACAGAGGCATTCACAAAGAAAAAACTTTCTGAACAGAGCACTTTACAGCTACCGTTAAGGGAAGCAAAGGAAAGCAAGTCAAATATAGAATAGTtacagaaatatgaaataatcAGAAATAGGCATGTGTGGTTGATGTGTTTCTAAGAGGTAGTGAATAAGCTTGGCTTCCTTGAAGAGCTTAAGAAAAGCATTATTGGAATATGGGAAAGAGTTCAGGCTAGAGGGActgacaaaataaatacaaaaataacacAAGGATGTTCATTAGACTGGAAGCATGTTTAGTGTGATCTGACATGGTAAGAATAGATGTCTAAAAGTAAAACAATGGAATTGTCAGCAATTCTGCATTTGAGGAAAATAGTGTGTTTTCAGCAAAAGTGACAAATATAACTACCTAAGGAGGGAAAATAGTTTTTAACAATGGGTCCTTTTAACAATGGAAGTGCATTGCATCATGGTTACAAAAGATAACACAATGAATTTTGACCAAAGGTATCATTCTGCACACAGCATACCATCAACAGCAGCTTATTCTGCAAAACCACTGACCATTTTCATAGCACTGAGCACTTATTCTTTTGATATTGGAGGGGACCAATTTAGAGGGGCTATTTAATGGATCCCCTGTATTTCCAAACTGCTGCCAATAAAAAAATGAGGGTGAAATGTGAGCTCCTGATACAAAACAGAAACATGTTTCATAACTCTTTGGAAAGCTTTAAAGTCACAGCCCCTTTCTGTGAATGTTACCTTTAACATTGAAAGTGAAGGGATTTGCCAGGAGCCAAAAGTATGGTGAAGGTTTACAAAAATAACTTCTACTGTAAAGCatcaaaatcagattttcctAAATCAGCCTGTACATGGCCCGCAAACTAAGAATCAAAACCACCTGTGACGGCTTTAAGTACcatgagacagaaaaactaATGTTCCAGTTGCTGGACATGATGGAGTACATCCAGTGATAAGCCCAGTTGCTCTACTAACCACACAGTCTGCTTTTTAACCCAAGCAAGGGTTGACTTTTCAAGATCTGTGCAGAGGCTTTCCTTGCTGCACTCAGACTGCAAGGAACCAACCTCACCATTATTCCTACAAATGTTTTCACCAGAGCTGCCAGAGTCTTCGTGTTTTCCATCTTTAACTTCCTTGTactctgtcccagctgtgtgaTTAAGGTCCATGTCCTGAACTGAGTCTAAAATGTGTCCAAGATGTGGCTGTTCTTCAGTAGAATTCAGATACTTAAGCACATCATCTTCGTGCTTTCCAACCACATCAAGAAGATTATTTATTGTACTTAAAGCAGAATCGTGTCCATTAAAACGACACCAGGATAAGAGAGCACTGAAAAGTAAACAACAAAAGTGATTATATTCATCTATGTAGATATCCACTTGGTGGAGGTAGATAGCAATGTGACAAGGTATCTATAAATCATAAAAACATTTATGTATAATTCACATTTTATGGAAAATTCAGGCAGTAGATCTAAAGATTAAGCTTAAATATGTAGATTCAGACAATTTTGAAAGAGCAACTGAAAGagatattttagaaataatacTTCTACACCCAGGTAGGCATTCCCTGTTTTCAAGATCTGGGGATTCTCAGGCTGCTCACTTTGGacagttttaaaatgtgtagttgtttctttttctggctttttttgtttgtttgttttttgggtgtttgtttattttagtttttggtttgttttttaaattaaaacaaacaaaaacctgaaTGCGTGTTACCCTGTTACACACCCTCCACATACACTTGACCTTAAGGAGTTTTCAACCTACTTCAGGGTTCCTTTGAACTGGCCACATGTAATCATCAGCTTGGCACCGTGTCTGTAACCTTGATTAAAGCCTGTCTGGAGAGCAAGCTCTTTCCCAGCCTCAATTCCATCCCTATAGCCTTCCTGTAACAAGAGCAGTGAAACAGGTTGTTCACAACATGACACAGTAGACCTCTGACAATTAcgtaacaataataataaaaaagtttaAACAAGTATCAGAAGTATTCAATCTCTTCAAGTTACAGCTTCTCTATCTGAACATCCTTTGCAGCTACATCCCCCACTGCCAAACCAAAACATGCTTGTTGCAGTGTATTATGATTTACTGACCTGTAAGATGaagtttttttacttttcccaAAAGGATCTCAAGAAAGTCAGAAAATAGGGAAACTTCTTTTAGAAAGATCAAAAAAAAGAGCATGTTTGCTTTTAATGATTACCAACTCCTCTGAGAGAAATGGACTTAAAAATACACATAGAATTCTTTTTTCTATCTAAAATGGTATGCAGGCGGCCAAGCTTCCCCTTTAGCAAAGGTACTCTCCCATCTGTAATCCATCTGCATGgaatccatttattttcctaaaactAACTGCTGAGCACTTCTCCTTTATTTGCTGGATCTCACTGCATTTAAGAGTTATACCAGAAAAAGAGACAGTGATTGACTGAGTCACGTATAAATACGCTTAACATTGGGACTGATTTCTTTAAGTAAAAAGTTAAAGATTGTAATGCAAATTACTTTCTATTATAACTACATTACAAGATTACACAGAATAATTCTTAACTTTTTTCACACCAAAATTGCAAGCTGTGAAAGTGAAAACTCCTATTTGCTCATGATGGCCTTGCTAGAAAAGTAGTCTGGAacacaaaaatttattttgctcAACACACAACTCTAATTTCAACAACGCTTCATGATTTTGCAGTATCTAATCAAATATATCAGAGGGATTTCTGTAAGAACAGTTCCCTAAGAAAACCAATCCTTTCATGGAACTCAGATGAAGGACACTACACCAGATCTGCTCTAATACCATTCCTCATCAATAGCCTACAGAATAGTTTCCATCCATGTTCTTCAGCCAAACTCTGCTCAACTGTTACCAGCTGAGCCCTACTGGCCCCACTCTGAATGACAAAGTATCTGTCAAACTAATCTGTTTATGAACTTGTTTTGTTCCCTGCAGAACTTCAGAGAGGCAAGGGCTGTGGAAAGCAGctttaataaaatatgtatttcactAGGAGAATAAATCACCCAAAGACCTACACAGACCACAACGCCCAATTGTGGTTGCACATGGAGTCACACATCTTACAATTTGACTGATGAGTAACTCTACTCAAAACCCCAGTCATCTCACGTTTCTTTATTAGCACTGTTCAGCTCTGTTGCCCTACATTTACTAGGGGTATACCTACAAGTACAAAGGAAGTAGCTTGCATCACAATTCAGCACTGCCTTTTATAAATGCACATGGTTGTGCAGAGGGAGACAATGTCTTTTGGTAAAGCAGTACTTTGCTCTAGTGACTGTTATGAAGTCTTTACGTGAATTTCTGCCATATTTTCCTGATATTCAGAAGAAAGTATGCCACAGTAACTTTTAAGCAGCTACTTTTACTGTTCCCTTTAAATAATTCACATGTGTATCAAGTTATGTGTCAGTAAATCTAAAATGGCTAAAAAGAATATTAAACCATTCTTATAGAAATACCTTCAATCTCTTTTTCATAGTGCTGTTCCATTCCTTCTGTAGTAGATACATCTCATCTGCATCTTCATCAAATATATCTTCATTGGATTGGCTGACTGCAACTCGTACCCAAGACATAACAGCAGTGCCCTCTGACCCCGATTATGTggaaaaaaacactgagaaattcTCAGAAGTTTCTGAGAGGCATTCTCAGTGCCTCTCATGAAGTGTCAGATTGGAAGTATTGCCAAAGCTCTGAGTTCTGAAGAGAAGACAGGTATGGAGCTGATTATTCAAGCTGTACATGGGAACTTGGTGCTGTGTGCCATTGGGGTACATCTGTCAAGAAAAGGCAGTCAGACCATCATTCATAAAGTAACTTCTGAGATATATTAGGGCAATTTATGATAGTTCCTTCCCACCTTATGGTGCTGACACATATATAGACACCAACAAAGCATTTCTGAATACTGCCAGTACAAGGATAGCTGGCAGAAACAACTTCATGACTTGATTCCAACAGCAGCTTACAAATAGTCGTATACAGCCTCCATGTGGTGCCCTAAGTAATACAGGTTGTAGGTACAAACacagttttctgtatttgtatTGCATACACAACTTACTACACACAAGTTATGTTAACACCTACAGAATTAACAATTGGAAAGTACTTTCACCTTGGAGTTACACTTTTGTTGTTCATGCCAAATACTTAACTATCTTATAAAACAGAAACGGTTCTTTCAATTTTGAATAAAATTCAGCaagtgctgctgcagtgcacaGGAGAAATTTTCGGATTAGTTAATCTTTTACTATGACGAAAACTTTGAGAAGCGTCTCAAAACTAATTCATTTGCATCGCTGTAAATGGTTAGAACGCACACTGTTCCTTGCGGAGACACCGGCGGCTCTCAGAGAACGCATGGCGCTGGGCCAAACCGGCTGGGGTCCTGCAGCCTGCGGTGGCAATCGGGGCATTCCCCGGCCGCAcagccggcccggcccggcccgcaggCAGGGCCAGGCCCCAGCCGCCATTTCATGGCCGCGCAGGGCCCCTTCTCCCCAGAAGCGGCCCCCACGCTGGGGGAACCTTCCtgccccccgcccggccacagGTACTGCCTCGCCCCGCCTCGCCTTTCCGCGCTGCTCGCACAGCCGCCGCCGCCAGCCCGGCCCGCACACTGACCCTCACTGCACCCACCGGCACACCGCGCTGCGCTCGGCCATCTTCACTGAGGGCACACGGACGTCGCTGCCGGCGGAAGTAATTGGACTGCCACGGCCATGTTGGACAAGGGCAAGTCCCGCGGAGGCTGAAGGAAAACAGCCGCCATCTTGGCAGCAGCGCTCTGACGTCAGAGCCTGTCGGAGTCACTGGAGGCGCCATCTTGAGTGAGGGCGCAGCCCCCTGAGGGGGCAGGAGCCGCCGCCGTCGGGGTCCCTCACGCCGGCAGCACCGCCCCCTTTCTCGGGAGGCAGCGGCGCGTGGCtgccacagtgtccccaggacAACCCCAGGGTAAAAATGTTCCTCGGAGCGCGAAGGTTTCATCCTCTTTTCGGTCACAAACGgtggaatttaaaataaaaaatctgccTTGTTGACTTTCAGAATCGTCAAGCACTTTATGTGAAGCATGCCCTTAAGCTGTCCTCTACAAGACCCAGATGATAAATCCTTTTTAATATGAAAGGTGCCAGCGGGAGTCAAGTCTTTCATTGCTGTCTTTGACTAGAACAGGAATATCCTGTTgacataaataaaacacaataaaGTATAGTACCTAAATAAAATACGACAATGTTGGTGCATGCCGCATTTGGCTTATGAGCAAACGTTTAAAGCTGATTGATCTTCATGAACACACAATACATCGAGCTTGAATTCAAGCTGCCTGTTCCTCCGAATTGCCAGAGGGTGTACAGTAAATGCCTGCGGGCCCCTGGCAGCCCGATGCCCCTTGGGCCCGCACTCCCCCCAGCCGCTGCCGGGTGTCCCGTCTCCTGTCCCAGGGGTGGCTGGGGACATTCCTCACAGCAGGGCTTGGGACACTGCACGGACAGCAGCAGGGCCTGCCCGTGCTCTGCAGGTACCAGGAGCTGAACGAGCGTGTGCTGCAAACTGCGCAGCCACTGcacttcctttcccttctgctctgcagaCAGCCTTGTCCTTCTGCTTCTGGCCATCTTGGATGCTCGCTAGTGGTTGAACGCCGAGGTAGGAGTAGCGAAGTAACCCAAATCTGTCTAAAAATTCGTGTGTCAGGTGTCAAAATGACACTGGTGCCTCTGTATGACCACAACTGCATATCTGCTCTTCAGCAGTTACTACACGTGTCAATGACTGCTGATTTCCTAACCCACTTCTGTCACTTCCAACTCCTGTTTGGCAGAACCTAGCTCTGCCATTCAAAAAAAACCTGGTAGAAACACTGACTGTCTCTTGCACACACAAATGCACAGTCACGAAAAACCCTTCTGGCAACAGAAACATTAACTGGTTAATGACACTTAGCAAATTTTCACCATTTCATCTGGCAACAACACTATTAAACTTGGGCTAACCCTTTGCTTATCATCTTCTGCTCTGTCTCCTCAGCCTCTTGCTCTTCTGCAAAGGATGCACAGGTCATGGCTCAGGGAAGCTGAGAGTTTCCCAGATTCACACTATCAGTTTAAATGTCTTAAATTTAACAAAGTTGATCATCCCACACACATGTTTAAGAATGAGTCCTTAtaattgtggggaaaaaagaaatcttataTTTCCA
It encodes the following:
- the YAE1 gene encoding protein YAE1 homolog; protein product: MSWVRVAVSQSNEDIFDEDADEMYLLQKEWNSTMKKRLKEGYRDGIEAGKELALQTGFNQGYRHGAKLMITCGQFKGTLNALLSWCRFNGHDSALSTINNLLDVVGKHEDDVLKYLNSTEEQPHLGHILDSVQDMDLNHTAGTEYKEVKDGKHEDSGSSGENICRNNGEVGSLQSECSKESLCTDLEKSTLAWVKKQTVWLVEQLGLSLDVLHHVQQLEH